AAGAGATTAGGGATTGATGAAATAGCGCTCATCAAAGGGAAAGGAAATTACTGTGCAGTATTGATAGACTTAGAGAAGTCTAAATTAATCGGTATTTTGGCAGGAAGGACACAATCAGAAATTAGTCAAGTCATGAGAGGATGGGGTACAGAGGTCTTAGAGTCAATAGAAGAAGTAAGTATAGATTTGTGGAAGGGCTACAAAAATTTAGTAATAGAACTAATGCCGAATGCTCAAGTAGTTGCCGATAGATTTCATGTGATGGCACAAATCAATAAGGAGTTAGATAGCCAAAGAAAGAAAGAGAAAAGAAAGGTAGAAGATTTAATAAAAACCGCAAAACTGCCAGAAGAGAAAGCAAAAAATGAGCAAGTATTAGAGGGATTAAAGAAAAGTAAGTATGTCTTGCTAAAGAATGAGAAAGACCTGAGTGAAGAGCAAGAAAATAAACTCGCCCAGGTTAAAGAGGTATCTCCTAAACTCAAAATAATGCATGAATTAAAAGAGGAAATCCGCAAAGTTTTTGAGCAGAGTGATAATTGGTTAACCGGTTTATTAAAATTGGGGATGTGGCTAGCCAGCGCGAAAAAATATTTTCCCGATAGTCAGAAGACTATTATTCGTTGGCTGGATGAAATAATTGGTTACTTTGACAACAGAACTACAAGTGGTGTTGTTGAGGGCATCAACAATAAGCTCAAGTTGATTAAACGCTCTGCTTATGGTTTTAGAAACTTTGAAAATTACCGAATTAGATGCTTGCTTAATTGGCAGTTAACTGTTGATTTTGCATACTAAGTACTGAAGAACCAACAATTTTTAATAATTAAAATTAACTTTACCAAAAAATTTAATGCTTTTTAAAACCTTTATCGTTTCTTTACATTTAACAAAACCAGAATAGTGAAATTGCTAGATAATTATTATAGATTTAAAAAAGCTTTTAGCTGAAAGGTTGGGGCAAATATTGAACGCAGGGTATAAATCTCTATTCGGTATGAATTTATCAGATAGACACTAAACTGCTTCCTACTCAGGAAATAAACTGCAAAATGAAAAAGAATAATATGGCTAGTATCAATTCAAAAATAGCATTTGCATTTGCTAGTACCGCTTTGAGCTTTGGGGTAATCGCTCCTAACCCCATTCTAGCTGCTACTCTAACACCTGATGACCTTTTGGTTGTTGATTTCACGCTTTCACCTACTTTATCAGCCGTTCCAAATGCTCTTCTACTTAACCTGAATGGATTTATTCAGGTTAATCAACCATTTACAGAGCGAACAGCTAAACTGTTTGACAGTAATATGCTACTGGGAACAGCAACAAATTCAATTTTTGGCACTTATACTGGGCTTCTGGGCAGTCTTTCATCTTCAAATTCTTGGAAAAGTTTTAGTAGCCCTTGGAATTCCGGTAATCCGACTACTATTAATTTTGATTCGCTTGT
The genomic region above belongs to Microcoleus sp. FACHB-831 and contains:
- a CDS encoding ISL3 family transposase → MTAKKGIKLLTGILDIEGIKVISQRQHEGIGIILQIESIGGESVCPRCQTKSHRVHQNHRYIVKDLPWGEKPVFLEINRRQFKCEKCRKPFSEELEFIKKRRNYTKRLAAQIIQEVIENDIHSVAKKRVVTTEEIERMLKDAAEELLESKPSKLKRLGIDEIALIKGKGNYCAVLIDLEKSKLIGILAGRTQSEISQVMRGWGTEVLESIEEVSIDLWKGYKNLVIELMPNAQVVADRFHVMAQINKELDSQRKKEKRKVEDLIKTAKLPEEKAKNEQVLEGLKKSKYVLLKNEKDLSEEQENKLAQVKEVSPKLKIMHELKEEIRKVFEQSDNWLTGLLKLGMWLASAKKYFPDSQKTIIRWLDEIIGYFDNRTTSGVVEGINNKLKLIKRSAYGFRNFENYRIRCLLNWQLTVDFAY